From Ictidomys tridecemlineatus isolate mIctTri1 chromosome 2, mIctTri1.hap1, whole genome shotgun sequence, the proteins below share one genomic window:
- the Lrrc43 gene encoding leucine-rich repeat-containing protein 43 isoform X2 — MEQPLASGSDSDSGSRSAPETLSEVVRVHLRKLCLHEFPCGIGSWNRSRFLPQTWRTWRELTPREEEPVSPGEETVEALLGLVRSPHSPWALVEDSSAEDHFLRELAIQNPLMLKDTFLYSYFRSLRMVDKQVSLVDKDLLKFVNLEELILSANKIKEVNAANLPPTLKVLELYGNEIRSMECLCAHPPPGLQHLGLGHNKLLGPLESLYVTNNYWPNLVSLDLGFNDLTDLQGMMVSLSTLRHLRLLVLQGNPLALVPYYRGFTIDSLTRLCVLDDITVSPNEKHQFRGFSLSGDFLAQEAQFVVSIGNVKGVVDTSIWDPEPGPEGPFITYNYYVTYDFVEEEQGEGSQYGGVLAEIVRPSSAELVGDELQGGSEVQLLEELQEANESQESGATEMGESELSFISGHSALPVPLSSINSAEELAKLRPRMDPRLFPSPGTVLFSTNHKPWADVISYNYEMQHTFKDLVPLKAFLLSGTTVTIVEEKIVSWAVVPLPVEIPLPAKKGKGEKDKKETDGKNKKGKAEKEPRKVLAHPAHRKKKEIPKELRQEPSVLRVLGSNLVALEPLLAGESQVSTVCNYGVIRTLESDKMTLTRDLKKTKKGAKKEKSKPQMPSFDSDYQPEPLTVEVQIQLNQYRTAEEALRF, encoded by the exons ATGGAGCAGCCCCTGGCCAGCGGCAGCGACAGCGACAGCGGCAGCCGGAGCGCCCCGGAGACCCTGAGCGAGGTGGTGCGGGTGCACCTGCGGAAGCTGTGTCTGCACGAGTTTCCCTGCGGCATTGGCAGCTGG AACAGATCGCGTTTTCTTCCTCAAACATGGCGAACCTGGAGGGAGCTGACCCCCAGGGAGGAGGAGCCGGTGAGCCCAGGGGAGGAGACTGTGGAGGCCCTGCTGGGACTGGTGCGTAGTCCCCACTCACCGTGGGCTCTGGTGGAGGACTCCAGTGCTGAGGACCATTTTCTGAGAGAACTGGCCATTCAGAATCCACTGATGCTCAAAGACACCTTCTTGTACTCCTATTTCCGGTCGCTGAGGATGGTGGACAAGCAG gTGAGCCTGGTGGATAAGGACCTCCTAAAATTTGTAAACCTTGAGGAGCTGATCCTGAGTGCCAATAAAATCAAGGAAGTCAATGCTGCCAATCTGCCCCCAACACTCAAG GTGCTGGAGCTGTATGGCAACGAGATCCGCAGCATGGAGTGTCTGTGTGCTCACCCACCCCCTGGGCTCCAGCATCTGGGGCTGGGCCACAACAAACTGCTGGGCCCCTTGGAGAGTCTCTATGTCACCAACAACTACTG GCCCAACCTTGTCTCCCTGGATCTGGGCTTCAATGACCTGACAGACCTGCAGGGCATGATGGTCAGCCTCAGCACACTCAGGCACCTGCGGCTGCTGGTGCTGCAGGGGAACCCGCTGGCCCTGGTGCCCTACTACCGAGGCTTCACCATCGACAGCCTGACCCGGCTGTGCGTGCTGGATGACATCACTGTGTCTCCCAACGAGAAGCATCAGTTCCGGGGATTCAGCCTCAGTGGCG ACTTCCTGGCACAAGAAGCACAGTTTGTGGTGTCCATTGGAAATGTCAAGGGCGTTGTGGACACCTCTATCTGGGACCCGGAGCCAGGCCCCGAAGGCCCTTTCATCACCTACAACTATTACGTGACCTACGACTTTGTGGAAGAGGAGCAAGGCGAAGGGAGCCAGTATGGTGGCGTGCTGGCTGAG ATTGTCAGGCCCTCCAGCGCAGAACTTGTAGGTGATGAGCTGCAAGGGGGGTCAGAGGTGCAGCTGTTGGAGGAGCTTCAAGAGGCCAATGAGTCCCAGGAGTCGGGGGCGACGGAGATGGGAGAGTCAGAGTTGTCCTTCATCTCAGGCCACTCAGCCCTGCCAGTGCCCCTCTCCTCCATCAACTCTGCAGAGGAGCTGGCAAAGCTGCGGCCACGGATGGATCCCCGGCTCTTCCCATCCCCTGG GACCGTCCTCTTCAGCACCAACCACAAGCCCTGGGCTGATGTCATTTCCTACAACTATGAGATGCAGCACACCTTCAAGGACCTGGTGCCACTCAAGGCCTTCCTACTGTCGGGGACCACTGTGACTATTGTGGAGGAGAAG ATCGTTTCCTGGGCTGTGGTGCCACTTCCTGTTGAAATTCCCTTGCCTgccaagaaaggaaaaggggagaaagacaagaaggaaactgatgggaaaaataagaaagggaaagCGGAGAAGGAACCCCGCAAGGTACTGGCACACCCAGCCCACA gaaaaaagaaagaaattcccaAGGAGCTCCGCCAGGAACCATCTGTGCTGCGGGTGCTGGGTAGCAACTTGGTGGCCCTGGAGCCATTGCTGGCAGGGGAGTCCCAGGTGTCCACTGTGTGCAATTATGGGGTCATCCGCACCCTGGAGTCTGACAAGATGACATTAACTAGG GATTTAAAGAAGACCAAGAAAGGGGCCAAAAAGG aaaagtcaaaaccGCAGATGCCGAGCTTCGACAGCGACTACCAGCCAGAGCCGCTGACGGTGGAGGTCCAGATCCAGCTGAATCAGTACCGCACCGCGGAGGAGGCGCTCCGCTTCTAG
- the Lrrc43 gene encoding leucine-rich repeat-containing protein 43 isoform X1 has product MEQPLASGSDSDSGSRSAPETLSEVVRVHLRKLCLHEFPCGIGSWNRSRFLPQTWRTWRELTPREEEPVSPGEETVEALLGLVRSPHSPWALVEDSSAEDHFLRELAIQNPLMLKDTFLYSYFRSLRMVDKQVSLVDKDLLKFVNLEELILSANKIKEVNAANLPPTLKVLELYGNEIRSMECLCAHPPPGLQHLGLGHNKLLGPLESLYVTNNYWPNLVSLDLGFNDLTDLQGMMVSLSTLRHLRLLVLQGNPLALVPYYRGFTIDSLTRLCVLDDITVSPNEKHQFRGFSLSGDFLAQEAQFVVSIGNVKGVVDTSIWDPEPGPEGPFITYNYYVTYDFVEEEQGEGSQYGGVLAEIVRPSSAELVGDELQGGSEVQLLEELQEANESQESGATEMGESELSFISGHSALPVPLSSINSAEELAKLRPRMDPRLFPSPGTVLFSTNHKPWADVISYNYEMQHTFKDLVPLKAFLLSGTTVTIVEEKIVSWAVVPLPVEIPLPAKKGKGEKDKKETDGKNKKGKAEKEPRKEQKTSRKKERNSQGAPPGTICAAGAG; this is encoded by the exons ATGGAGCAGCCCCTGGCCAGCGGCAGCGACAGCGACAGCGGCAGCCGGAGCGCCCCGGAGACCCTGAGCGAGGTGGTGCGGGTGCACCTGCGGAAGCTGTGTCTGCACGAGTTTCCCTGCGGCATTGGCAGCTGG AACAGATCGCGTTTTCTTCCTCAAACATGGCGAACCTGGAGGGAGCTGACCCCCAGGGAGGAGGAGCCGGTGAGCCCAGGGGAGGAGACTGTGGAGGCCCTGCTGGGACTGGTGCGTAGTCCCCACTCACCGTGGGCTCTGGTGGAGGACTCCAGTGCTGAGGACCATTTTCTGAGAGAACTGGCCATTCAGAATCCACTGATGCTCAAAGACACCTTCTTGTACTCCTATTTCCGGTCGCTGAGGATGGTGGACAAGCAG gTGAGCCTGGTGGATAAGGACCTCCTAAAATTTGTAAACCTTGAGGAGCTGATCCTGAGTGCCAATAAAATCAAGGAAGTCAATGCTGCCAATCTGCCCCCAACACTCAAG GTGCTGGAGCTGTATGGCAACGAGATCCGCAGCATGGAGTGTCTGTGTGCTCACCCACCCCCTGGGCTCCAGCATCTGGGGCTGGGCCACAACAAACTGCTGGGCCCCTTGGAGAGTCTCTATGTCACCAACAACTACTG GCCCAACCTTGTCTCCCTGGATCTGGGCTTCAATGACCTGACAGACCTGCAGGGCATGATGGTCAGCCTCAGCACACTCAGGCACCTGCGGCTGCTGGTGCTGCAGGGGAACCCGCTGGCCCTGGTGCCCTACTACCGAGGCTTCACCATCGACAGCCTGACCCGGCTGTGCGTGCTGGATGACATCACTGTGTCTCCCAACGAGAAGCATCAGTTCCGGGGATTCAGCCTCAGTGGCG ACTTCCTGGCACAAGAAGCACAGTTTGTGGTGTCCATTGGAAATGTCAAGGGCGTTGTGGACACCTCTATCTGGGACCCGGAGCCAGGCCCCGAAGGCCCTTTCATCACCTACAACTATTACGTGACCTACGACTTTGTGGAAGAGGAGCAAGGCGAAGGGAGCCAGTATGGTGGCGTGCTGGCTGAG ATTGTCAGGCCCTCCAGCGCAGAACTTGTAGGTGATGAGCTGCAAGGGGGGTCAGAGGTGCAGCTGTTGGAGGAGCTTCAAGAGGCCAATGAGTCCCAGGAGTCGGGGGCGACGGAGATGGGAGAGTCAGAGTTGTCCTTCATCTCAGGCCACTCAGCCCTGCCAGTGCCCCTCTCCTCCATCAACTCTGCAGAGGAGCTGGCAAAGCTGCGGCCACGGATGGATCCCCGGCTCTTCCCATCCCCTGG GACCGTCCTCTTCAGCACCAACCACAAGCCCTGGGCTGATGTCATTTCCTACAACTATGAGATGCAGCACACCTTCAAGGACCTGGTGCCACTCAAGGCCTTCCTACTGTCGGGGACCACTGTGACTATTGTGGAGGAGAAG ATCGTTTCCTGGGCTGTGGTGCCACTTCCTGTTGAAATTCCCTTGCCTgccaagaaaggaaaaggggagaaagacaagaaggaaactgatgggaaaaataagaaagggaaagCGGAGAAGGAACCCCGCAAG GAACAGAAGACatccaggaaaaaagaaagaaattcccaAGGAGCTCCGCCAGGAACCATCTGTGCTGCGGGTGCTGGGTAG
- the B3gnt4 gene encoding N-acetyllactosaminide beta-1,3-N-acetylglucosaminyltransferase 4, with protein MLHRLGWLLFYSLVVLLLSCLLFLKKEAPSEGDLKTHQPFWEPSGAHHSQCLPNRTVANTSLSLPSRHRLFLTYRHCRNFSILLEPSGCAKDTFLLLAIKSQPGHVEQRAAIRSTWGRAGSWVRDRQLKLVFLLGLAVPTPPAQLLVYESGEFDDILQWDFAEDFFNLTLKELHLQRWVASACPHAHFMLKGDDDVFVHVPNVLEFLDGWDPAQDLLVGDVIHQALPNRNTRVKYFIPPSMYKARHYPPYAGGGGYVMSRATMRHLQAAMEGTELFPIDDVFVGMCLKKLGVHPTHHAGFKTFGIRQPLDPCLYRGLLLVHRLNPLEMWTMWALVTDKGLKCAATLKLQY; from the coding sequence ATGTTGCACAGGCTGGGCTGGCTGCTGTTCTACAGTCTCGTGGTACTGCTGCTCAGCTGTCTGCTCTTTCTGAAGAAGGAGGCCCCCTCGGAAGGGGACCTCAAGACCCACCAACCCTTCTGGGAACCCTCTGGGGCTCACCACAGCCAGTGCCTACCCAATCGCACAGTGGCTAACACTTCCCTATCCCTGCCTAGTCGTCACCGCCTCTTCTTGACTTACCGCCACTGCCGAAATTTCTCCATCCTGCTGGAGCCTTCAGGCTGTGCCAAGGACACCTTCCTGCTCTTGGCCATCAAATCACAACCTGGTCACGTGGAGCAACGTGCAGCTATCCGCAGCACTTGGGGCCGAGCAGGGAGCTGGGTTAGGGACAGGCAGCTGAAGCTGGTGTTCCTACTTGGACTGGCAGTGCCCACACCCCCAGCTCAGCTGCTGGTCTATGAGAGTGGAGAGTTTGATGATATCCTACAGTGGGACTTTGCGGAGGATTTCTTCAACCTAACTCTTAAGGAGCTGCACTTACAGCGCTGGGTGGCAAGTGCTTGTCCTCATGCCCACTTCATGCTTAAGGGAGATGATGATGTCTTTGTCCATGTCCCCAATGTGCTAGAGTTCCTGGATGgctgggacccagcccaggaccTCCTGGTGGGAGATGTCATCCACCAGGCCCTGCCCAATAGGAACACCAGAGTCAAATACTTCATCCCACCCTCCATGTATAAGGCACGCCACTATCCACCCTATGCTGGGGGTGGAGGCTATGTCATGTCCAGAGCCACAATGAGGCACCTCCAAGCAGCCATGGAGGGGACTGAGCTCTTTCCTATTGATGATGTCTTTGTGGGCATGTGCCTGAAGAAGCTGGGGGTACACCCCACACACCATGCTGGCTTTAAAACATTTGGAATACGGCAACCTCTGGACCCTTGCCTATATAGAGGGCTCCTGTTGGTACACCGCCTGAATCCTCTGGAAATGTGGACCATGTGGGCACTGGTGACAGACAAGGGGCTCAAGTGTGCAGCTACCCTCAAGCTTCAGTACTGA
- the Diablo gene encoding diablo IAP-binding mitochondrial protein has translation MGARSSQVKEAVPRPPLAMLRHFRRVRPASSRRRMAALRSWLSRSVASFFRYRQCVPVVVNSRKRLLIRPWHKTVAAAFGVTLCAVPIAQKSEPHSLSNEALMRRAVSLVTDSTSTFLSQTTYALIEAITEYTKAVYTLISLYRQYTSLLGKMNSQEEDEVWQVIIGARVEMTSKQQEYLKLETTWMTAVGLSEMAAEAAYQSGADQASITARNHIQLVKSQVQEVRQLSQKAETKLAEAQTQELHQKSQEGRDERADQEQEAYLRED, from the exons ATGGGGGCCAGGTCCTCTCAGGTGAAGGAGGCGGTGCCCCGCCCGCCGCTCGCGATGCTGCGTCACTTCCGGCGTGTGCGTCCGGCGTCCTCCCGCCGCAGGATGGCGGCTCTGAGGAGTTGGCTCTCCAGAAGCGTAGCCTCCTTCTTCAG GTACCGACAGTGTGTTCCAGTTGTGGTTAATTCTAGGAAACGCTTATTGATAAGACCATGGCACAAAACGGTGGCGGCTGCGTTTGGTGTAACCTTGTGTGCAGTTCCTATTGCTCAG AAATCAGAGCCTCATTCTCTTAGTAATGAAGCATTAATGAGGAGGGCTGTGTCTTTGGTAACAGATAGCACCTCCACCTTTCTCTCTCAAACCACATATGCATTGATTGAAGCAATCACTGAATATACTAAG GCTGTGTATACCTTAATTTCTCTGTACCGACAATATACAAGTTTACTTGGGAAAATGAATTCACAGGAGGAAGATGAAGTATGGCAGGTGATTATAGGAGCCAGAGTTGAG ATGACTTCAAAACAACAAGAATACTTGAAGCTTGAAACCACCTGGATGACTGCAGTTGGTCTTTCAGAGATGGCAGCAGAAGCTGCATACCAATCTG GAGCAGATCAGGCCTCTATAACTGCCAGGAACCACATTCAACTGGTGAAATCGCAGGTGCAGGAGGTGCGCCAACTCTCCCAGAAAGCAGAAACCAAGCTGGCTGAAGCACAAACACAGGAGCTACACCAGAAATCACAAGAGGGAAGGGACGAGAGGGCCGACCAGGAACAGGAGGCCTACCTGCGTGAAGATTGA
- the LOC144375255 gene encoding uncharacterized protein LOC144375255, whose translation MPASSTIHVLQVLRELLAFVLLSYTVLIGALLLAGWTTYFLVLK comes from the coding sequence ATGCCGGCGTCGTCCACCATCCACGTGCTGCAGGTGCTGCGGGAGCTGCTCGCCTTCGTTCTCCTCAGCTACACGGTGCTCATCGGGGCGCTGCTGCTGGCCGGCTGGACCACCTACTTCCTGGTGCTGAAGTGA